The proteins below are encoded in one region of Pseudonocardia sp. DSM 110487:
- the glgX gene encoding glycogen debranching protein GlgX, producing the protein MFPLGATPSPGGTNFAVASGADAVDLCLFDDDQIEHGGETRVELTQYDAGVWHGSVPGVRPGQAYGYRMSGPWDPRRGLRYNPAKLLLDPYARAISGEVRFGPEVLAHRPDDPYARSDLESAAHVPRSLVIDTGFRWSERPRPRHRYSDTVLYEVHVKGFTASHPGVPAALRGTYAGLGHDAALSHLVSLGVTTVELLPVHHNVPEAFLPERGLTNYWGYNTIGYFAPHAGYSAAVRAARPGGQVAEFQAMVDALHGAGLEVVLDVVFNHTAEADHLGPTLCHRGIDNAAYYRLDPADPSHYVDTTGCGNSLNAADPFALQMIMDSLRYWLTEMRVDGFRFDLAPTLAREQGGFDRLSAFFDLVAQDPVVARAKLIAEPWDVGQGDSYDIGRFPPLWREWNGRYRDTTRDFWRGHDGLLGDFATRFGGSSDLYGGRGRPPTASVNLITAHDGFTLADLVSYDTKHNEANGEDNRDGSDDNRSWNCGAEGPTTDPVVLALRGRQQRAMLTTLMLSFGVPMLLGGDELGRTQQGNNNAYCQDGPLTWFDWDHVDEELLTFTRHLIAFRRGHPVFRRRRFLSGIDWQQLRWYTPAGEIVTGEEWADPGARSVAIYLDGVDEPDHAEDGALLLDDDFLVLVNAWWEPLEFVIPPTRDGQVWEPELDSFEPTGVASPAKLGAGDPVTVNARSLVVLRGPVSPVPGEMNAG; encoded by the coding sequence ATGTTCCCGCTGGGTGCGACCCCATCGCCCGGTGGCACGAACTTCGCGGTCGCCTCGGGTGCGGACGCGGTGGACCTCTGCCTGTTCGACGACGACCAGATCGAACACGGCGGGGAGACCCGGGTCGAGCTCACCCAGTACGACGCGGGCGTCTGGCACGGTTCCGTGCCGGGTGTCCGCCCCGGCCAGGCGTACGGCTATCGGATGTCCGGGCCGTGGGATCCGCGCCGGGGGCTGCGGTACAACCCGGCGAAACTCCTGCTCGACCCCTACGCCCGGGCCATCAGCGGGGAGGTGCGGTTCGGGCCGGAAGTGCTCGCGCACCGGCCGGATGATCCGTACGCGCGCAGCGACCTGGAGTCCGCGGCGCACGTGCCGCGGAGCCTCGTGATCGACACGGGGTTCCGGTGGAGCGAGCGACCTCGGCCCCGGCACCGGTACTCGGACACGGTCCTCTACGAGGTGCACGTCAAGGGCTTCACCGCGAGTCACCCCGGCGTGCCCGCCGCGCTCCGCGGGACCTACGCCGGCCTCGGGCACGACGCTGCGCTTTCCCACCTGGTCAGCCTCGGCGTGACCACGGTCGAGCTGCTTCCGGTCCACCACAACGTTCCCGAGGCATTCCTGCCCGAGCGCGGCCTGACCAACTACTGGGGCTACAACACGATCGGCTACTTCGCCCCGCACGCCGGCTATTCCGCAGCCGTGCGCGCCGCACGCCCCGGTGGACAGGTCGCCGAGTTCCAGGCCATGGTCGACGCCCTGCACGGCGCCGGGCTGGAAGTGGTGCTCGACGTGGTGTTCAACCACACCGCCGAAGCCGATCACCTCGGCCCAACGCTGTGCCACCGCGGCATCGACAACGCCGCCTACTACCGTCTCGACCCGGCGGACCCGAGCCATTACGTCGACACGACCGGATGTGGCAATTCGCTCAACGCGGCGGACCCGTTCGCCCTGCAGATGATCATGGACTCGCTGCGCTACTGGCTCACCGAGATGCGGGTCGATGGATTCCGCTTCGACCTGGCGCCGACGCTCGCCCGCGAGCAGGGCGGCTTCGACCGCCTCTCGGCGTTCTTCGACCTGGTCGCGCAGGACCCGGTCGTCGCCAGGGCCAAGCTGATCGCCGAGCCGTGGGACGTCGGCCAGGGCGACAGCTACGACATCGGTCGGTTCCCGCCGCTGTGGCGGGAGTGGAACGGCCGCTACCGCGACACCACGCGTGATTTCTGGCGCGGCCACGACGGCCTGCTCGGCGATTTCGCGACACGCTTCGGCGGCTCGTCGGATCTCTACGGTGGCCGGGGCCGCCCCCCCACCGCTTCGGTCAACCTGATCACCGCGCACGACGGGTTCACCCTGGCCGATCTCGTGTCCTACGACACCAAGCACAACGAGGCCAATGGTGAGGACAACCGCGACGGGTCCGACGACAACCGGTCGTGGAACTGCGGCGCCGAGGGTCCGACCACCGACCCGGTCGTGCTCGCCCTACGCGGGCGGCAGCAGCGAGCCATGTTGACGACGTTGATGCTGTCCTTCGGGGTGCCGATGCTGCTCGGCGGCGACGAGCTCGGTCGCACGCAGCAGGGCAACAACAACGCCTACTGCCAGGACGGCCCGTTGACCTGGTTCGACTGGGACCACGTCGATGAAGAACTGCTCACCTTCACCCGGCACCTGATCGCATTCCGGCGGGGCCACCCGGTGTTCCGGCGCCGGCGGTTCCTCTCCGGGATCGATTGGCAGCAACTGCGCTGGTACACACCGGCCGGAGAGATCGTCACCGGCGAGGAATGGGCTGATCCGGGTGCCCGCAGTGTGGCGATCTACCTCGACGGGGTCGACGAGCCCGACCATGCCGAGGACGGTGCCCTGCTCCTCGACGACGACTTCCTCGTGCTGGTCAACGCCTGGTGGGAGCCGCTGGAGTTCGTGATACCGCCTACCCGGGACGGGCAGGTCTGGGAGCCGGAACTGGACAGCTTCGAGCCCACCGGCGTCGCTTCGCCGGCAAAGCTGGGCGCCGGCGATCCCGTCACGGTCAACGCCAGGTCATTGGTCGTGCTCCGCGGACCCGTTTCACCAGTGCCGGGCGAGATGAATGCCGGCTGA
- a CDS encoding lipopolysaccharide assembly protein LapB, whose product MATTTSGVVAIRNLSAQIEGLQLRTGTGASPIADGAHLVELLILRGHLLGRVADSERATELAERLVRDRPDDGRALFARARTRSALHRFSAAWLDLDDAQRHGMDPAAVNDERAAIHQGLGRYDEALVMRRDAAGRRETFDSLGALAALHAERREVGPAQRLFRESRDLHSGVSPFPLATLDFQEGHMWLVEGDRTKARACLAAAVHRVPGYAPAEGHIAEIDACDGNLRGAIERFRTLAASSDDPDYAANLAGLLEAVGAAESDHWRDHAARRYDELISRHPAAFADHAALFWLAAGQNPDRATELAKLNLDTRPTPRARELRARAERAQQSSVERTTFPSQLTADSSWRSTTTTQDG is encoded by the coding sequence GTGGCGACGACGACCAGCGGAGTCGTCGCGATACGCAACCTCAGCGCTCAGATCGAGGGGCTGCAGTTGCGGACCGGGACGGGCGCATCGCCCATCGCTGATGGCGCGCACCTCGTCGAGTTGCTGATCCTTCGCGGTCACCTGCTCGGGCGCGTCGCGGACAGCGAGCGCGCCACGGAGTTGGCAGAGCGGTTGGTGCGCGACCGCCCCGACGATGGGCGCGCGCTGTTCGCGCGGGCCCGGACCCGCAGCGCCTTGCACCGCTTCTCCGCGGCCTGGCTCGATCTCGACGACGCGCAGCGACACGGCATGGACCCGGCGGCGGTGAACGACGAACGCGCCGCCATCCACCAGGGGCTCGGCCGGTACGACGAGGCCCTCGTGATGCGCCGGGACGCAGCCGGGCGGCGGGAGACGTTCGACTCGCTCGGCGCGTTGGCCGCACTCCACGCCGAGCGTCGCGAGGTGGGCCCGGCGCAGCGGCTGTTCCGCGAGAGCCGAGATCTCCACAGCGGCGTGTCCCCGTTCCCGCTCGCGACGCTGGACTTTCAGGAGGGACACATGTGGCTCGTCGAGGGCGACCGGACCAAGGCCCGGGCATGCCTGGCGGCCGCCGTGCATCGGGTACCGGGTTACGCACCAGCCGAAGGACATATCGCTGAGATCGACGCCTGCGACGGCAACCTGCGGGGCGCCATCGAACGGTTCCGGACGCTCGCCGCATCATCCGATGACCCGGATTACGCCGCGAACCTCGCCGGGCTGCTCGAAGCCGTCGGCGCGGCAGAATCCGACCACTGGCGCGACCACGCAGCCCGCCGCTACGACGAGCTGATCTCCCGCCATCCGGCTGCCTTCGCCGACCACGCGGCACTGTTCTGGCTTGCCGCCGGCCAGAACCCGGACCGGGCGACCGAGCTCGCGAAACTCAATCTCGACACCCGCCCGACGCCCCGCGCCCGCGAGCTACGCGCTCGCGCCGAGCGGGCACAACAATCCAGCGTGGAGCGGACGACCTTCCCGTCGCAGCTCACAGCTGACAGCTCGTGGAGAAGCACGACCACCACCCAGGACGGGTGA
- a CDS encoding DUF1269 domain-containing protein produces MAATLTVWKFDTVHGAESALGLLQRMQKEELITINDAAYVYWTEGRKKPKTQQLHSLAGAGALGGSFWGLLFGLIFFVPLLGMAMGAAMGAIMGSMSDVGIDDSFVRQVREQVTPGTSALFVMSSHVVVDKVLDEFKQTGATLLSTNLSNEQEAKLREAFAEAE; encoded by the coding sequence ATGGCAGCGACCTTGACGGTGTGGAAGTTCGACACGGTGCACGGAGCGGAGAGCGCTCTCGGGCTCCTCCAGCGGATGCAGAAGGAGGAGCTGATCACGATCAACGACGCCGCGTACGTCTACTGGACCGAGGGGCGGAAGAAGCCGAAGACGCAGCAGCTGCACAGCCTGGCCGGGGCCGGGGCACTGGGCGGCAGCTTCTGGGGTCTGCTGTTCGGCCTCATCTTCTTCGTTCCCCTCCTGGGCATGGCGATGGGGGCCGCCATGGGGGCGATCATGGGCTCGATGTCCGACGTGGGCATCGACGACTCCTTCGTCCGCCAGGTGCGGGAGCAGGTCACGCCGGGCACATCGGCGCTGTTCGTCATGAGCTCGCACGTCGTCGTCGACAAGGTGCTGGACGAGTTCAAGCAGACCGGCGCCACCCTCCTGTCGACGAACCTGTCGAACGAGCAGGAAGCCAAGCTGCGCGAGGCCTTCGCCGAGGCCGAGTGA
- a CDS encoding alkyl/aryl-sulfatase has protein sequence MTLPFGDTADVDDAARGFLGSWEPGVVRAADGRAVWESDSYAFLNGEASATVNPSLWRQSTLVAKQGLFEVVEGIYQVRGLDLSNMTIVEGDTGLIVIDPLISTETAAAALALYREHRGDRPVVAIIYTHSHVDHFGGVFGVATQDDVDAGKVQVIAPEGFTQHAVEENVYAGTAMARRAGYMYGAALARGPQGQVGAGLGQTTSTGEIGLIVPTHDIATTGQTLTVDGVEIEFQMAPGTEAPAEMHFYFPRHRALCMAENATHTLHNLLTLRGALVRDPHVWSQYLTEAIEMFGTRTDVAFASHHWPTWGRERVVSFLSTQRDLYAYLHDQTLRLLNQGFTGVEIAEMIELPPALTDSWSTHGYYGSVSHNVKAIYQRYMGWFDGNPARLWPYPPAELATRYVGALGGIDRVVELARAAFDSGDYRWAATLLDHAVFTDPDHGPARELYADTLEQLGYGAENGTWRNFFLSGTTELREGNFGTPAVTAAPAIVAQLTPAQLFDSLAISVNGPRAWGLDLSLDVTFTDIDTNYRLTLRNGVLVHRERPADNTADMTLTLTTSRMLGLLGGDTTSPGADIAGDEKVLESLLDVLERGNPSFNIMTP, from the coding sequence ATGACGCTGCCGTTCGGGGACACGGCGGACGTCGATGACGCCGCTCGGGGGTTCTTGGGGTCGTGGGAGCCGGGGGTGGTTCGTGCTGCGGACGGCCGGGCGGTGTGGGAGAGCGACAGCTATGCGTTCCTGAACGGCGAGGCGTCGGCGACGGTCAACCCGAGCCTGTGGCGGCAGTCGACGCTGGTGGCGAAGCAAGGTCTGTTCGAGGTGGTCGAGGGCATCTATCAGGTGCGCGGTCTGGACCTGTCGAACATGACGATCGTCGAAGGTGACACCGGGTTGATCGTCATCGACCCGCTGATCTCCACCGAGACCGCGGCCGCGGCGTTGGCTCTGTACCGCGAGCATCGCGGTGACAGGCCGGTGGTTGCGATCATCTACACGCACAGCCACGTGGACCACTTCGGTGGCGTCTTCGGGGTCGCCACGCAGGATGACGTCGACGCCGGGAAGGTTCAGGTGATCGCCCCTGAGGGCTTCACCCAGCACGCGGTCGAGGAGAACGTCTACGCGGGCACGGCGATGGCCCGTCGCGCGGGCTACATGTACGGCGCGGCGCTCGCGCGCGGCCCTCAGGGCCAGGTGGGCGCCGGGTTGGGGCAGACGACGTCGACCGGTGAGATCGGGCTGATCGTGCCCACCCACGACATCGCCACGACCGGCCAGACCCTCACCGTGGACGGGGTGGAGATCGAGTTCCAGATGGCACCGGGGACCGAAGCTCCCGCGGAGATGCATTTCTACTTCCCGCGGCACCGCGCGTTGTGCATGGCCGAGAACGCGACCCACACCCTGCACAACCTGCTCACCCTGCGTGGGGCCCTGGTACGTGACCCGCACGTGTGGTCGCAGTACCTGACCGAGGCAATCGAGATGTTCGGGACGCGGACCGACGTGGCATTCGCCTCCCACCATTGGCCGACGTGGGGCCGCGAGCGGGTCGTCTCATTCCTCTCGACCCAGCGCGACCTGTACGCGTACCTGCACGACCAGACCCTGCGCCTGCTCAACCAGGGGTTCACCGGGGTCGAGATCGCCGAGATGATCGAGCTGCCGCCCGCCCTGACGGACTCGTGGAGCACCCACGGCTACTACGGCTCGGTCAGCCACAACGTCAAAGCGATCTACCAGCGTTACATGGGCTGGTTCGACGGCAACCCGGCCCGGCTGTGGCCGTACCCGCCGGCCGAGCTCGCCACCCGCTACGTCGGCGCGCTCGGGGGCATCGACCGGGTCGTCGAGCTCGCGCGGGCGGCGTTCGACTCCGGCGACTACCGCTGGGCGGCCACCCTGCTGGACCACGCGGTCTTCACCGACCCGGACCACGGCCCTGCCCGCGAGCTGTACGCGGACACCCTCGAGCAACTGGGCTACGGGGCCGAGAACGGCACGTGGCGCAACTTCTTCCTTTCCGGCACCACCGAACTCCGTGAAGGCAACTTCGGCACCCCGGCCGTCACGGCCGCGCCCGCGATCGTCGCCCAGCTGACCCCGGCGCAGCTGTTCGACTCGCTGGCGATCTCGGTCAACGGACCCCGCGCGTGGGGCCTCGACCTGTCCCTCGACGTGACGTTCACCGACATCGACACCAATTACCGGCTCACCCTCCGCAACGGTGTGCTCGTCCACAGAGAGCGACCGGCCGACAACACCGCGGACATGACCCTGACCTTGACCACCAGCAGGATGCTCGGGCTCCTCGGAGGAGATACCACCAGTCCGGGCGCCGACATCGCGGGGGACGAGAAGGTTCTCGAGTCGCTGCTGGACGTGCTCGAGAGAGGCAACCCATCCTTCAACATCATGACGCCGTAG
- a CDS encoding potassium channel family protein: MTRKHYDELTPAARKRLVVASLLRAGASVTVLVLVYYTIPLDRPLDAVTWIGFGLGLVAFAAVIAWQVRAILTSDVPRLRAIQAVAIGLPMLLVLFASTYLRISRDAPDSFSEALGRTDALYFTVTVFATVGFGDIAPRSELARILTMFQMITGLVVVGLVAKILLTAVQTAVRRRESESSAMAVPPDGRKPDAPDRG, from the coding sequence GTGACGAGGAAGCACTACGACGAGCTGACCCCAGCCGCCCGCAAGCGCCTGGTCGTGGCGTCCCTGCTGCGGGCAGGCGCATCGGTGACGGTGCTGGTGCTCGTGTACTACACCATCCCGCTGGACCGGCCACTCGATGCCGTCACCTGGATCGGGTTCGGGCTCGGCCTGGTGGCGTTCGCCGCGGTCATCGCCTGGCAGGTGCGGGCCATCCTCACGTCCGACGTCCCGCGGCTGCGTGCCATCCAGGCCGTCGCCATCGGCCTCCCGATGCTCCTTGTGCTGTTCGCCTCGACCTACCTGCGAATCTCCCGCGATGCCCCGGACAGCTTCAGCGAGGCGCTGGGCCGGACCGACGCGCTCTACTTCACGGTCACCGTCTTCGCCACCGTCGGCTTCGGAGACATCGCACCGCGGAGCGAACTCGCGCGGATTCTCACGATGTTCCAGATGATCACAGGCCTCGTGGTCGTCGGGCTGGTTGCGAAGATCCTTTTGACCGCGGTGCAGACGGCGGTTCGGCGCCGGGAGAGCGAAAGCTCGGCAATGGCAGTTCCGCCGGACGGCCGGAAGCCGGACGCGCCCGATCGCGGGTGA
- a CDS encoding amphi-Trp domain-containing protein produces MSDVEISRKESLTRHEAARRLSALADALDAGGHVEVELGASTVKLHVPDHVRCEVEVEVDGDEVELEVEFKWSTASAEPEPAATPREHARAGKAAARSHS; encoded by the coding sequence ATGTCGGACGTCGAGATCAGCCGGAAAGAGTCACTCACCCGGCACGAGGCGGCACGCAGGCTCTCCGCGCTGGCCGATGCGCTCGACGCAGGCGGCCACGTCGAGGTCGAGCTCGGCGCCAGCACCGTGAAGCTCCACGTTCCCGACCACGTCCGGTGCGAGGTCGAGGTGGAGGTCGACGGCGACGAGGTGGAACTCGAGGTGGAGTTCAAGTGGTCGACCGCGTCGGCCGAGCCGGAACCCGCCGCGACGCCGCGCGAGCACGCCCGCGCCGGCAAGGCCGCGGCGCGGTCACACTCCTGA
- a CDS encoding peroxidase: MGLEIDDIQSGALHHRPAPYVGKFLVLRVDDRHAGRALLRRLLPAVVGGLPSANPNKDAWAGVAFTYHGLRALGVPQASLDSFPLPFRQGMAARADVLGDVGESDPVHWEPPFGTPDVHIVVSGLSPDAARLEKALERARAAYRETPGVEVIWQQDVHQLPTGRTSFGFRDGISYPGIEGTGIPGSNPQEAPLKAGEFILGYPDETGNLPPMPQPEVLGRNGTYLAVRKLHTKVAAWRQYLRANTTSLDEEARLAAKMIGRWPSGAPLTLSPDQDDPALGTDPHRNNDFLYRENDDRGFKCPAGAHIRRANPRDANIIGAARLHRIIRRGTSYGPPLPEGVLEDDGADRGLVGTFIGAHLDRQFEFIKSEWINDGNFIGYSGEKDPVAGHHDGTGTVTIPQKPVRRRLQNLPSFVVTRGGEYCFLPGLRALSWLTELEN; this comes from the coding sequence GTGGGTCTGGAGATCGACGACATCCAGAGCGGAGCTCTTCACCACCGGCCGGCACCGTACGTGGGCAAGTTTCTCGTCCTGCGCGTCGACGACCGCCACGCCGGGCGTGCCTTGCTGCGGCGGCTGCTCCCGGCGGTCGTGGGTGGACTCCCGAGCGCCAACCCGAATAAGGACGCCTGGGCTGGTGTGGCCTTCACGTACCACGGACTACGAGCCCTCGGGGTGCCCCAGGCATCGCTCGACAGCTTTCCACTGCCGTTTCGGCAGGGCATGGCCGCGCGGGCCGACGTGCTCGGCGATGTCGGGGAGAGTGATCCGGTGCATTGGGAGCCACCGTTCGGGACTCCCGATGTTCACATCGTGGTGAGTGGGCTCTCGCCCGATGCGGCGCGTCTGGAGAAGGCGCTGGAGCGAGCCCGCGCCGCCTACCGGGAGACGCCAGGTGTCGAGGTGATCTGGCAGCAGGATGTTCACCAGCTCCCCACCGGGCGCACGTCGTTCGGCTTCCGCGACGGCATCAGCTATCCGGGCATCGAGGGGACCGGGATACCCGGATCCAATCCCCAGGAAGCCCCCCTCAAGGCTGGTGAGTTCATCCTCGGCTATCCCGATGAGACCGGCAATCTGCCGCCGATGCCGCAGCCGGAGGTCCTGGGGCGCAACGGGACCTACCTGGCGGTCCGCAAGCTCCACACCAAGGTCGCGGCCTGGCGTCAGTACCTGCGCGCGAACACCACCAGCCTCGACGAGGAGGCGCGACTGGCGGCGAAGATGATCGGGCGCTGGCCGAGCGGAGCGCCGCTGACCCTCTCCCCGGACCAGGACGATCCCGCGTTGGGCACAGATCCGCACCGCAACAACGATTTCCTGTACCGGGAAAACGACGACCGCGGCTTCAAGTGTCCAGCCGGTGCACACATCCGACGCGCCAACCCGCGCGATGCCAACATCATCGGAGCGGCACGGTTGCACCGCATCATCCGCCGCGGCACGAGCTACGGCCCGCCGCTGCCGGAGGGCGTTCTCGAAGACGATGGCGCCGATCGGGGTCTCGTCGGGACCTTCATCGGCGCCCACCTGGACCGGCAATTCGAGTTCATCAAGTCCGAGTGGATAAACGATGGCAACTTCATCGGATACTCGGGCGAAAAAGACCCGGTGGCCGGGCACCACGACGGAACCGGCACCGTCACCATCCCACAGAAGCCCGTCCGACGCCGCCTGCAGAACCTGCCAAGCTTCGTGGTCACCCGCGGCGGCGAGTATTGCTTCCTTCCGGGTCTCCGTGCCCTGAGCTGGCTCACCGAGCTAGAGAACTGA
- a CDS encoding AI-2E family transporter, translating to MTRYPRAAIILVGLAGATVAGIGISSLRGILAPTLLTLVLTICAAPVRAWLPARGVPRGIATPAIVLVVFGVLAAFVYAIVIALIQFVAMLPTYSDQFTQIGESIARWLGSVGIDQAQIQTIVAGVDPRNIVATVAGALGGVADLTGALVIVLTMMILMAADSAYARVIFGQLGEVNPDFIAAITQYTSNVRRYMVVTTLLGIVQGTLNTIALAFLGVPSALLWGMLSFLCSFIPNVGYFIALVPPLFFGFLVGGWSTAIAVLVVYAVINAVVQSIVQPRVVGQAVSLSQTVTLFSVLFWAVIIGPIGAILAIPLTLLAKAVLMDADPRARCWQPAVGPTVETRALLSAEVAQERANRQAARTATEPAPPPLKG from the coding sequence ATGACGAGGTACCCGCGGGCCGCCATCATTCTCGTCGGCCTGGCCGGGGCGACCGTCGCGGGGATCGGCATCAGCAGCCTGCGGGGAATCCTGGCTCCGACGCTCCTCACGCTCGTCCTGACGATCTGCGCGGCTCCCGTTCGCGCCTGGCTGCCGGCGCGCGGCGTGCCGAGGGGAATCGCCACACCGGCCATCGTCCTCGTCGTGTTCGGGGTGCTTGCCGCATTCGTGTATGCGATCGTGATCGCCTTGATCCAGTTCGTGGCGATGCTGCCGACCTATTCGGATCAGTTCACCCAAATCGGTGAGAGCATCGCCCGATGGCTGGGGAGCGTGGGAATCGATCAGGCGCAGATCCAGACCATCGTGGCAGGTGTCGACCCCCGGAACATCGTGGCAACGGTGGCCGGTGCGTTGGGCGGAGTCGCGGACCTGACCGGAGCGCTGGTGATCGTTCTCACGATGATGATCCTGATGGCGGCGGATTCCGCGTACGCCCGCGTGATCTTCGGCCAGCTCGGAGAGGTCAACCCGGACTTCATCGCGGCGATCACACAGTACACGTCGAACGTGCGGCGGTACATGGTGGTGACCACGTTGCTCGGCATCGTGCAGGGAACGCTGAACACCATTGCGCTGGCCTTCCTGGGCGTACCGTCCGCACTGTTGTGGGGGATGCTCTCCTTCCTCTGCAGCTTCATTCCGAACGTCGGCTACTTCATCGCCCTCGTTCCGCCTCTCTTCTTCGGATTTCTGGTGGGAGGCTGGTCGACCGCGATCGCAGTGTTGGTCGTCTACGCCGTCATCAATGCGGTCGTGCAGTCGATCGTCCAGCCGCGGGTCGTCGGCCAAGCGGTTTCGCTGAGCCAGACGGTGACATTGTTCTCGGTGCTGTTCTGGGCTGTGATCATCGGTCCGATCGGAGCCATTCTGGCGATCCCGCTGACGCTGCTCGCCAAGGCGGTTCTCATGGATGCGGATCCGCGTGCCCGCTGTTGGCAACCTGCCGTCGGGCCAACGGTCGAGACCCGTGCCCTCCTGAGCGCCGAGGTGGCGCAGGAACGAGCGAATCGACAAGCAGCGCGTACGGCGACCGAGCCGGCGCCGCCACCGTTGAAGGGATGA
- a CDS encoding Dyp-type peroxidase: protein MTSTTVLEFNDVQAGVLRPRPSPYVGTYLLFTVSSPQDGRALLARTLPMIRSAAEPVGQDAELTVSVALTFQGLKALGVPAASLDSFAPEFVQGMAARAAELYDVGASAPRQWEQPFGSTEIHVGVLAVAAERGGLDEVLAQALAAQSGLGVSLVFRQDCHMLPTKKEAFGFADGLSQPAIDGSGVPGTNTREKPIMPGEFLLGYPDETGDLPPMPSPEVLGRNGSYVVVRKVYQDVAAFRRYLRQNSTDLAGEERLGAKMMGRWPSGAPLALAPDREDAALGADPARNDDFLYDADGDARGFRTPPGSHIRRMNPRDGLDFGDVRRHRLLRRSTSYGPPLPEGVLDDDGADRGTVFVFICADIKRQFEFVQSQWMNTSTFLGGSGTERDPIGAAGQDDGGEFTIPQKPVRRRLRGLPAFVVTRGGEYFYMPGLRALQWLADLDT, encoded by the coding sequence ATGACCAGCACGACCGTCCTCGAGTTCAACGACGTCCAGGCGGGTGTCCTACGGCCGCGCCCGTCCCCGTATGTGGGGACGTATTTGTTGTTCACCGTGAGCAGCCCGCAGGACGGGCGGGCGCTGCTCGCCCGGACGCTCCCGATGATCCGCTCCGCGGCCGAACCCGTCGGCCAGGACGCGGAGCTGACGGTGAGCGTCGCACTCACCTTCCAAGGGCTGAAGGCGCTCGGCGTACCGGCCGCATCGCTGGACAGCTTCGCCCCGGAGTTCGTCCAAGGCATGGCTGCGCGCGCGGCGGAGCTCTACGACGTCGGCGCGAGTGCCCCCCGGCAGTGGGAGCAACCGTTCGGATCGACCGAGATCCACGTCGGTGTCCTCGCCGTCGCCGCCGAGCGCGGCGGGCTCGACGAGGTGCTGGCGCAGGCCCTGGCGGCGCAGTCCGGGCTCGGCGTGTCACTGGTGTTCCGGCAGGACTGCCACATGCTTCCTACGAAGAAGGAGGCGTTCGGCTTCGCGGACGGTCTCAGCCAGCCCGCGATCGACGGCAGCGGAGTACCGGGCACGAACACCCGAGAAAAGCCGATCATGCCCGGCGAGTTCCTTCTCGGCTACCCCGACGAAACCGGTGACCTCCCGCCGATGCCCAGCCCCGAGGTGTTGGGCCGTAACGGGAGCTATGTCGTGGTTCGCAAGGTCTACCAGGATGTCGCCGCGTTCCGGCGCTACCTTCGGCAGAACTCGACCGACCTCGCGGGCGAGGAGCGTCTGGGCGCGAAGATGATGGGACGGTGGCCCAGCGGCGCACCCTTGGCGCTCGCACCGGACCGTGAGGACGCCGCGCTCGGGGCGGACCCGGCCCGAAACGACGACTTCCTCTACGACGCCGATGGCGACGCCCGGGGTTTCCGAACGCCGCCGGGATCCCATATCCGGCGGATGAATCCCCGCGACGGCCTCGATTTCGGTGACGTCCGGCGCCACCGGCTGCTGCGCCGCAGTACCAGCTACGGTCCGCCACTGCCCGAAGGCGTGCTGGACGACGACGGAGCCGACCGCGGCACCGTCTTCGTGTTCATCTGCGCCGACATCAAACGCCAGTTCGAGTTCGTCCAGAGCCAATGGATGAACACGTCGACCTTCCTCGGTGGCTCCGGCACCGAACGGGACCCCATCGGCGCCGCGGGGCAGGACGACGGCGGCGAGTTCACCATCCCCCAGAAACCCGTCCGCCGGCGACTGCGCGGCCTGCCCGCATTCGTCGTCACCCGAGGCGGGGAGTACTTCTACATGCCCGGTCTGCGTGCCCTGCAATGGCTTGCCGATCTGGACACCTGA